In a genomic window of Scheffersomyces stipitis CBS 6054 chromosome 4, complete sequence:
- a CDS encoding predicted protein, translated as MPPRPRRRITSAKREEIEKEQRKLSSTIVRPFDILSGLPVSFSAPPNGHYDDVLKNPLTVKDTGVFYRSLMKSRYNYVHLCPMFCLYWVKQSSYAKKLAEENKPVPKSQREESLGDRVPVLGLDVSARDVMVKLCDAGLSLGPHQFEIRLFILKDGRPEKLSKKEMKELEERKRQEELEARRSEIENGRPDGNNVVNEPSNGDSVNEPVKSTEINEPVSVVDKTTEDPTDEAVKNDKPEQIGNSIQSEGIKNSEANKEADKEEDKDEKHEKDEKHEKHEKDEKDEESESEEEDVTNTSILEDKDGTKEINIEEKPDSDDMELDTEEQNKPTLNSSLESKSETTVQKDVSPAVSLSADAPSPVESSSAAPAPPSTTVASSSSSSSASVPTTAGAPTATARPPPPRSDPNNMQSIENTIMISNLNTIARTDESLNGLMKIVASGNASPQQIVTFQGYIKRAREMGPQPHHAYLFQPGAYSPYPNIKPKKIMKPPKEKKLPKEKKFPKEKKEKKPKLPKDQKLTAFQERYLENATLLFEFVENTNVRFQLPKNAIIEVLPPSTMTNADGDDNSDNKDLLFSYIWIHNQDEISDYEKKLEEYYRKVKERDEAEKKKIEDEKKRVEEEEAKAKAEAKAKEEEGEEEAQPKDDTEDNGQVNKAVEHNLRKRPARKAASVSAATPPTPAPKGKQKKGKAKKKEVIVKLEKPEEPEIRFTTVSFIVHGIPLRFVPILINSVNPLKEVQEHMEHILKVGTRMTNFYLWYQVDGKLDEALAEEVRNQLNQEEKKMPGITAASPSEKAVTKETTGPKKRKLKEKNLDTQKKLKSTIEIKKEDIGETNSDKI; from the coding sequence ATGCCACCTCGTCCGAGACGTCGTATCACCTCGGCGAAGAGGGAGGAGATCGAGAAGGAGCAACGAAAGCTATCTTCCACTATCGTCAGACCATTTGATATTCTTTCAGGATTGCCAGTTTCATTCAGTGCTCCACCCAATGGACACTATGACGATGTTTTGAAGAACCCTCTTACAGTTAAGGACACGGGTGTATTCTATCGATCGCTCATGAAGTCACGTTACAACTACGTCCATCTCTGTCCCATGTTTTGTTTGTATTGGGTGAAACAGAGTCTGTATGCGAAAAAGCTAGCTGAGGAAAACAAGCCAGTGCCGAAATCTCAACGAGAAGAAAGCCTCGGAGACCGTGTTCCGGTTCTTGGCCTCGATGTAAGTGCTCGTGATGTGATGGTTAAGCTCTGTGATGCTGGCTTGAGTTTGGGGCCTCACCAGTTTGAGATTCGTCTTTTCATACTTAAGGACGGCAGACCTGAGAAgcttctgaagaaagagatgaAGGAGTTGGAGGAGCGAAAACGACAAGAGGAATTAGAGGCGAGAAGAAGCGAGATAGAAAATGGACGTCCAGATGGCAATAATGTTGTAAATGAGCCATCAAATGGAGATTCTGTAAATGAACCAGTAAAGTCTACAGAGATTAATGAACCCGTTAGTGTGGTAGATAAAACAACAGAAGATCCTACGGATGAAGCTGTCAAAAACGACAAGCCAGAACAGATTGGGAATTCAATTCAATCGGAGGGAATAAAAAATCTGGAAGCAAATAAAGAAGcagacaaggaagaagacaaagatgAGAAACATGAGAAAGATGAGAAACATGAGAAACATGAGAAAGACgagaaagatgaagagagTGAATCTGAAGAGGAGGACGTTACTAACACGTCTATTTTGGAAGATAAGGATGGCACTAAAGAGAttaatattgaagaaaaaccCGATTCTGATGATATGGAATTAGACacagaagaacaaaataaGCCGACTCTAAATTCTTCTCTCGAATCAAAGTCAGAAACAACTGTACAAAAAGATGTCTCTCCGGCCGTTTCTCTATCAGCAGATGCACCTTCTCCTGTAGAAAGTTCCTCGGCAGCACCAGCACCACCTTCTACTACGGTAgcttcgtcgtcgtcgtcttcatctgctTCAGTTCCGACAACTGCAGGAGCTCCAACAGCTACAGCAAgacctcctcctcctcgGAGCGATCCAAATAACATGCAATCAATAGAGAATACCATCATGATCTCTAATCTTAACACGATTGCCAGAACAGATGAATCGTTGAATGgtttgatgaagatagTAGCTCTGGGAAACGCCCTGCCCCAACAAATTGTTACATTCCAAGGGTACATCAAGAGAGCCAGGGAAATGGGTCCACAGCCTCACCATGCCTATCTTTTCCAACCTGGAGCCTACTCTCCATATCCAAATATTAAGCCCAAGAAGATCATGAAGCCGCCTAAAGAGAAAAAGCTACCCAAGGAGAAAAAGTTTCCtaaggaaaagaaggaaaagaagccTAAGTTACCCAAAGATCAAAAACTAACAGCTTTCCAAGAGCGGTATTTGGAAAACGCTACCCTTCTTTTTGAGTTCGTAGAGAACACCAATGTGAGATTCCAACTTCCTAAGAACGCCATTATAGAGGTATTGCCTCCTTCTACCATGACGAACGCTGATGGAGATGACAATTCTGATAACAAGGACTTGTTATTCAGTTATATCTGGATCCATAACCAGGATGAAATTCTGGATTATGAGAAAAAGCTTGAAGAGTATTACAGAAAagtgaaagaaagagacgaagcagaaaaaaagaagattgaagatgaaaagaagcgcgtggaagaagaagaagcgAAGGCAAAGGCTGAAGCAAAGGCAAAGGAggaagaaggagaagaagaagctcaGCCAAAAGACGATACTGAAGATAATGGTCAAGTAAATAAAGCAGTGGAACATAATCTTCGTAAAAGACCTGCTAGAAAAGCTGCATCTGTTTCTGCAGCAACGCCACCAACGCCAGCTCCTAAAGGTAAGCAAAAGAAAGGTAAAGctaaaaagaaagaagttatTGTTAAATTGGaaaaaccagaagaacctGAAATTCGGTTCACTACGGTGTCTTTCATTGTTCATGGTATTCCTTTGAGATTTGTTCCTATCTTGATAAACAGTGTAAATCCACTTAAAGAGGTACAAGAGCATATGGAACACATCTTGAAGGTTGGAACCAGAATGACAAACTTCTACTTGTGGTATCAAGTAGATGGCAAGTTGGATGAAGCCTTGGCCGAAGAGGTCAGAAATCAGTtgaatcaagaagaaaagaaaatgcCAGGGATCACTGCAGCATCTCCGCTGGAAAAGGCAGTTACGAAAGAGACTACTGGCCcaaaaaagagaaagttgaaggaaaagaatCTCGATActcagaagaaattgaaactgACAATagaaataaagaaagaagatatCGGTGAGACTAATTCTGATAAAATTGA
- a CDS encoding Serine/threonine protein kinase (go_function protein kinase activity; ATP binding~go_process protein amino acid phosphorylation), with translation MSDVYKRTEVIGRGKFGIVYKGYNKQTKQVVAIKVLNLDTEEDEVSDVQQEIKFLSELKNVPNVTQYYGSFLNDTKLWIIMDYCAGGSLRTILKSGVFEEKYIGVIVRELLLALSAVHKLGVIHRDLKAANVLITKEGSVLLCDFGVAAKITSNALKRTTMAGTPYWMAPEVIRKGDTYNSKADIWSLGITIYEIATGNPPYCDKDANWAMQMISKSTPPRLEGREYSVALKECIALCLDENPDERPSADDLLKCKLVRAYKNHPKMILKELISHYLVWRDHNSSRDTVYVHIEDEQQEEEEANQRNNESMTQNSNQIQVKWDFDSLSSKEYIIENDIEFEREEDNFHYHDEESGDIYTLPTLQVNTLQGQGRSTNINNTTMNRTLTNNGRNTNNHNTSNNLEIPKSLQSLFEDADDGEKDLPMLPTPNVASFSDQRVDSPTIEIPDMDNLGNFSTATLSTASSNHPPLNKPPTLYHSQSASGSLESRFASMNSAINRPRKKTISNTLGNGSNMSSMTSISNGNLKTPSPKPPSTAVLMSSAGLSASSGSPSKSMKALHSNSNPLLQPINFKLPNEAGNNENVPGLVRTNSTSIQPIHSQSSSSSIPSTTSTAATSISSVGSKSKMGRPLHIQMPTPSNMVNQLSALTNDGFSNQDTDNVNQFGINPAQAAPLTMTPVTEKDTPFAPPHVFSENEGEATSESGHQRQFISNVSTNNTSTNNNPALTGAGGVNLFFPRTNSISNSSPGVTATASGKFPTIPQINSEFFSDSSSKQKLITELDSMIKLFTQGLEALEDHIQTTPVGIL, from the exons ATGAGCGACGTCTACAAGCGAACAGAAGTGATTGGCCGAGGCAAGTTCGGGATCGTTTACAAGGGCTACAACAAACAGACCAAACAGGTGGTTGCCATCAAGGTTCTAAACTTGGACACGgaggaagatgaagtcaGCGATGTCCAacaggaaatcaagtttCTTTCGGAGCTCAAGAATGTTCCAAATGTTACTCAATATTACGGATCGTTTTTAAACGATACCAAGCTCTGGATCATCATGGATTACTGCGCAGGAGGATCTTTGCGAACGATTCTTAAATCAGGAGTGTTCGAGGAAAAGTATATAGGTGTAATCGTAAGAGAGTTGCTTCTAGCACTAAGTGCCGTTCACAAGTTGGGGGTTATCCACCGGGACTTGAAGGCAGCCAACGTGTTGATcaccaaagaaggaagTGTGTTGTTGTGTGACTTTGGTGTCGCTGCTAAGATCACTTCCAATGCCTTAAAAAGAACCACCATGGCAGGAACGCCGTACTGGATGGCACCAGAAGTTATCAGAAAGGGTGATACGTATAATAGTAAGGCCGATATCTGGTCGTTGGGAATCACCATCTACGAAATCGCTACGGGTAATCCTCCTTACTGTGACAAGGATGCCAACTGGGCAATGCAAATGATCTCTAAACTGACTCCTCCTAGATTGGAGGGCAGAGAGTACTCCGTTGCGTTGAAAGAATGTATTGCATTATGCTTGGACGAAAATCCCGACGAGAGGCCCTCGGCCgatgacttgttgaagtgTAAGTTGGTCAGAGCGTATAAGAACCATCCCAAGATGATTCTTAAAGAACTCATTTCTCACTACTTAGTGTGGAGGGATCACAACTCTTCGCGAGATACCGTGTATGTCCAcatagaagatgaacagcaagaggaagaagaagcaaaccAGAGAAATAACGAATCCATGACCCAGAACTCCAATCAGATACAGGTCAAGTGGGACTTTGATTCCTTGAGCAGCAAGGAGTACATCATAGAAAACGATATAGAATTCGAAAGGGAAGAAGACAACTTCCACTACCATGATGAAGAGAGTGGGGACATCTATACGCTTCCAACATTGCAAGTCAACACTCTCCAGGGCCAGGGTCGTAGCACTAACATTAACAATACTACCATGAACC GAACCCTCACTAATAATGGAAGAAACACCAATAATCACAACACTAGCAATAATTTGGAGATACCCAAGTCGTTGCAGCTGCTTTTTGAAGACGCCGATGATGGAGAAAAAGACCTTCCTATGCTTCCTACTCCCAATGTagcttctttttctgaTCAGAGAGTCGATTCGCCAACTATTGAAATTCCAGATATGGATAATTTGGGAAATTTCAGTACTGCCACTTTGTCTACAGCTTCATCCAACCACCCTCCATTGAACAAGCCTCCTACGTTATATCATTCACAATCTGCTTCTGGTTCATTAGAGTCGCGATTCGCTTCCATGAACTCTGCGATTAATAGACCCAGAAAGAAAACTATTTCTAACACCCTTGGAAATGGCTCTAATATGTCTAGCATGACAAGCAT TAGCAATGGCAACTTGAAGACACCTTCCCCAAAGCCGCCTTCTACTGCTGTGCTAATGAGTTCTGCTGGACTTTCTGCGTCCAGCGGATCACCTTCCAAATCCATGAAAGCTTTACATTCTAACTCTAATCCTCTTCTACAACctatcaacttcaaattgcCCAATGAGGCTGGTAACAACGAAAATGTTCCAGGCTTGGTCCGGACGAATCTGACCAGTATCCAGCCCATTCATTCACAGTCCAGTAGCAGCTCTATAccatctacaacttctacaGCGGCCACCTCTATAAGTTCAGTTGGGTCTAAGTCCAAAATGGGAAGACCTTTGCATATTCAAATGCCAACGCCGTCTAACATGGTAAACCAGTTGTCGGCCTTAACTAACGATGGCTTTAGCAATCAGGATACAGATAACGTAAACCAGTTTGGTATCAATCCAGCACAGGCAGCACCTTTAACCATGACTCCAGTCACTGAAAAGGATACACCATTTGCTCCTCCTCATGTATtttcagaaaatgaagGTGAGGCAACTTCTGAATCTGGACACCAAAGGCAGTT TATTTCTAATGTATCTACAAACAACACTAGCACCAACAATAACCCAGCTTTAACTGGCGCTGGTGGAGTGAACTTATTCTTTCCCAGAACGAATTCCATTAGCAATTCGTCACCAGGCG TCACCGCCACTGCTTCTGGAAAATTTCCTACGATTCCTCAGATTAATAGCGAGTTCTTTTCGGACTCTTCATCCaagcagaagttgatcacCGAGTTGGATTCCATGATCAAGTTATTCACCCAGGGTTTGGAAGCGTTGGAGGATCACATACAGACAACTCCTGTTGGGATACTCTAA
- a CDS encoding predicted protein, which produces IVLGCSVAVISSGIQSLGITLQRKSHLLHITINKSTRRSAPQHLHHRHQRYKRNMWLFGFMLFIVANILGSLIQITTLPLIILSPLQSIGLIFNSILSCLMLPGEVFTRKLAVGTVVIAVGAFSIAYNGNVPPLVDSDPPKDIAQRFDDVMAHLLLPAFMSWFIFTFVMVAILLGINWLYLTKKINQPNSINHTPIIPIVLGPNKYQFIKGINYGIISGTLTAHTFLFAKSIIDVIFESILQNTSSSFPLSNLTPYILLLTMLAIIGCQLTAFNLGLKQISTSILYPLCFLVYNLVNLVNDLNFNSLLIDHRMSIAQFAWIVVGLIAVLCGVVIISWDSAFGTAPPTELETINIEDEDLLYMKFPYTTASKVSTIPDEVLSYEQSQLLRSMDI; this is translated from the exons ATCGTTCTCGGGTGCTCAGTGGCTGTGATTTCATCGGGAATCCAGTCACTAGGAATTACACTCCAGCGCAAATCGCATCTTCTCCACATCACCATCAACAAAAGCACACGAAGGCTGGCACCACAACATCTACACCATCGTCACCAACGATATAAGCGCAACATGTGGCTCTTTGGCTTCATGCTCTTCATCGTAGCCAACATTCTCGGTTCGTTGATCCAAATCACAACTCTCCCGCTTATCATTCTTTCTCCTCTCCAATCAATTGGACtaattttcaactccatTCTCAGCTGCCTCATGCTTCCAGGCGAAGTATTCACTCGCAAACTCGCTGTGGGAACCGTAGTCATTGCTGTAGGGGCATTCAGCATAGCATACAACGGGAATGTACCGCCTCTCGTCGACTCAGATCCTCCAAAAGACATAGCCCAACGATTCGACGACGTCATGGCCCATCTTCTTTTGCCAGCATTCATGCTGTGGTTCATATTCACTTTCGTAATGGTTGCCATACTCCTCGGTATCAACTGGCTCTACTTGACAAAGAAAATTAATCAACCAAACAGCATCAACCACA CTCCAATAATACCAATT GTTCTTGGACCGAATAAGTATCAGTTCATAAAAGGTATCAATTATGGCATCATCAGTGGAACGTTGACAGCGCATACTTTTCTCTTTGCCAAATCCATCATCGATGTGATTTTTGAAAGTATCCTACAAAACACATCGAGCAGCTTCCCACTCAGTAACTTGACTCCGTATATTCTCTTACTCACGATGTTGGCCATAATTGGCTGTCAGTTGACGGCATTCAACCTCGGCTTGAAGCAAATTTCGACTTCAATCTTATATCCCTTGTGCTTCCTAGTGTACAACTTGGTGAATTTGGTCAACGActtgaatttcaactcTCTTTTGATCGACCACCGCATGTCGATAGCCCAGTTTGCCTGGATAGTTGTAGGCTTGATTGCAGTTCTCTGTGGGGTAGTCATCATTAGTTGGGATAGTGCATTTGGAACTGCCCCACCCACTGAGTTAGAAACTATCAACATCGAGGATGAAGATCTCTTGTACATGAAGTTTCCTTACACTACAGCATCTAAAGTATCTACAATTCCTGATGA AGTTCTATCATATGAGCAGAGTCAGTTGTTAAGGCTGATGGATATA
- a CDS encoding predicted protein, whose protein sequence is MEDILSDIKDHLDTEDFGRISEGLDQLDLLLSRLLPEIVKFQNGSVLSASNKGIHTGNGSGTSLNSFIALQDSFRFNVASSLLNYYSLLSSNNSTTQNLDEDEINNATLKCNRLLQGLLLLHPESRSLFHRQKNMDAILGLFEKNNSIEIAVSMITTLIHILLKDLVNFRNFEENYGCSILIRRFKLSSFDMSKINNHKDSKKIYTQQDLNFKIIEFLIFYLIDEHTVANPGSESKAQIKTVEEKSNLFRKDFPEIDSLIENLNELKDL, encoded by the coding sequence ATGGAAGACATACTATCGGATATAAAAGACCATCTAGACACCGAAGACTTTGGCCGGATAAGCGAAGGTCTCGATCAGCTAGACTTGCTTCTTTCGCGATTGTTGCCTGAGATCGTCAAATTTCAGAATGGCTCCGTTTTATCAGCTTCGAATAAGGGTATTCATACTGGCAACGGCAGCGGAACAAGTCTAAACTCGTTTATAGCATTACAGGATAGCTTTCGATTCAATGTGGCGTCTTCTTTACTCAATTATTATAGCTTGCTAAGCTCGAACAATTCAACAACACAGAATTTGgacgaagacgaaatcAACAATGCCACGCTCAAATGCAACAGGTTGCTACAAGGGTTACTTTTACTTCATCCGGAATCACGGAGTTTGTTTCATAGACAGAAGAATATGGATGCTATTTTGGGACTatttgaaaagaacaattctATAGAAATCGCAGTATCAATGATAACCACATTGATCCATATCCTCCTCAAGGACCTTGTAAATTTCCGTAATTTCGAGGAAAATTACGGCTGTTCTATACTTATCAGAAGGTTCAAACTTTCATCGTTTGACATGTCGAAAATAAACAACCACAAGGACTCAAAGAAAATCTACACACAGCAGGatttgaacttcaagatcattgagttcttgatattctACTTAATTGACGAGCACACAGTAGCAAATCCAGGGTCTGAATCAAAGGCACAGATAAAGACAGTAGAGGAGAAATCgaacttgttcagaaaGGATTTCCCCGAAATAGACAGCTTAATcgagaacttgaacgagCTTAAAGATTTGTGA
- a CDS encoding FUN-related protein (go_component membrane~go_function molecular function unknown) — MSSINSSESLAASGGKPSVSHESLPYKTVTYSGEGNEYVIIDNKKYLRHELMAAFGGTFNPGLAPFPKHQFGNASALGIAAFALPLLVLGLYNLQAKDITIPNMIVGLCFFYGGLCQFLSGLWEMVMGNTFAATSFMSYACFWLSYGALLTPSFGILEAYAADPAQAYQAIGLYLIGWTILTAMFLSLTLKSTVSFVGLFLTLLLDFALSAAAYMTGNMTYLKVGGGFGVVCSIFGWYLLYQGVAVKSNAYFTAPALLLPVYGGRFEGGSGH; from the coding sequence ATGTCTTCTATTAACAGCTCTGAATCGCTTGCTGCTTCGGGAGGAAAGCCTTCTGTTTCCCACGAGTCCTTGCCCTATAAAACTGTCACCTACTCCGGAGAAGGCAATGAGTATGTAATTATTGACAACAAAAAATACTTGAGGCACGAGTTGATGGCTGCCTTCGGTGGTACCTTCAATCCTGGTTTGGCACCCTTTCCTAAGCATCAGTTTGGTAACGCTTCTGCCCTAGGTATAGCAGCATTCGCCTTACCGCTTTTAGTGTTGGGCTTGTATAATTTGCAAGCCAAAGACATTACAATTCCAAATATGATTGTTGGTTTATGTTTCTTCTACGGTGGTCTTTGTCAATTCTTATCTGGACTCTGGGAAATGGTCATGGGAAACACCTTTGCTGCCACTTCCTTCATGTCATATGCCTGTTTCTGGCTCTCTTACGGTGCCTTGTTGACACCAAGCTTTGGTATTTTAGAAGCATATGCTGCTGATCCAGCTCAAGCATACCAAGCCATCGGTCTTTACCTCATTGGCTGGACGATTCTCACAGCAATGTTTCTTagtttgactttgaaatctACTGTGTCCTTCGTTGGtttgttcttgactttgttgCTCGATTTCGCCCTTAGTGCTGCTGCTTACATGACCGGCAACATGACGTATCTCAAAGTTGGGGGTGGTTTCGGTGTCGTCTGTAGTATCTTTGGCTGGTACTTGCTTTACCAAGGTGTGGCTGTGAAGCTGAATGCATACTTCACAGCTCCTGCTCTCTTACTTCCAGTGTACGGTGGACGCTTTGAAGGAGGAAGTGGTCACTAA
- a CDS encoding predicted protein (go_component membrane~go_function molecular function unknown), which translates to MSSIESNASNNKAESLSNDDSVPYKTVTYSGEGNEYVIIDGKKYLRHELMTAFGGTFNPGLAPYPKHQFGNAAALGLASFAVTTMVLGLFYSGAMGISTPNVVVSMCVFYGGAVELLAGVWEMAIGNTFAGTVFVSFGAFWISFGVIFIEAFGIASAYADDPAQFGNAVGIYLIGWAFFTFMMLTLVLKATWPFIALFVTLDTAFILLAAGNMTGNAHVVKAGGIFACITASCGFWIMYAGVSVPTNSYLHLPVMQVPIIGSKR; encoded by the coding sequence ATGTCATCCATCGAGTCAAATGCTTCCAACAATAAAGCTGAAAGTTTGTCCAACGACGACTCAGTGCCCTATAAAACTGTCACCTACTCCGGAGAAGGCAATGAATATGTTATCATCGACGGTAAGAAATACTTGAGACATGAATTGATGACTGCCTTCGGTGGTACCTTCAATCCTGGTTTGGCACCCTACCCTAAGCATCAATTCGGTAATGCTGCTGCCCTTGGTTTGGCCTCTTTCGCAGTTACCACTATGGTTCTCGGTTTGTTCTACTCGGGGGCTATGGGCATCAGTACTCCTAATGTCGTTGTTAGTATGTGTGTTTTCTACGGTGGTGCTGTTGAACTCCTTGCCGGAGTTTGGGAGATGGCCATTGGTAACACTTTTGCCGGCACTGTATTCGTTTCTTTTGGAGCCTTTTGGATTTCTTTCGGTGTAATATTCATTGAAGCCTTTGGCATTGCATCAGCCTATGCTGATGACCCAGCCCAATTTGGCAATGCTGTAGGTATTTATCTTATTGGCTGGGCGTTTTTCACCTTCATGATGTTGACTCTTGTGTTGAAGGCTACTTGGCCATTCATTGCCTTATTTGTCACTTTGGATACTGCCTTTATCTTGTTAGCTGCCGGTAACATGACAGGAAACGCCCATGTCGTCAAAGCAGGCGGAATTTTTGCATGTATCACTGCTTCGTGTGGATTCTGGATTATGTATGCGGGTGTTTCTGTTCCTACCAACAGCTACCTCCATCTTCCAGTGATGCAGGTGCCTATCATTGGCTCCAAGAGATAG
- a CDS encoding membrane protein (go_component membrane~go_function molecular function unknown), producing MSSLESSQSNKQINTSNDSLPHTSVTYAGAGNEYVIIEGRKYLRHELMSAFGGTFNPGLAPYPKHQFGNASALAMSSFAVTVFVLGLFYSGAMGITIPNVAVSVCLFYGGVGMFVSGIWELVIGNTFAGTVFAGYSTFAFSFATIFIDSFGIQKAYAEHPEQFGNAVGLYLVGWSVYTFINITHCFKATVSFVVLFLTLDLAFIFLAAGFMTGRPNLLKAGGIFATISSISGFWNFYAGIANPTNSYFRLPVFPIPAYQSKKKEAQ from the coding sequence ATGTCTTCGTTGGAGTCTTCGCAATCGAATAAACAGATCAACACCTCCAACGACTCTTTACCTCATACACTGGTTACGTACGCTGGAGCCGGAAATGAGTATGTAATTATTGAAGGGAGGAAGTATTTGAGACATGAATTGATGTCTGCCTTTGGCGGAACGTTCAACCCAGGTTTAGCGCCCTATCCAAAGCATCAATTCGGTAATGCCTCTGCTCTTGCCATGTCTTCTTTCGCAGTTACCGTCTTCGTCTTGGGACTATTTTACTCAGGAGCCATGGGAATCACAATTCCCAATGTTGCCGTTTCGGTGTGTCTCTTTTACGGAGGAGTGGGCATGTTCGTCTCTGGTATATGGGAATTGGTTATTGGTAATACGTTTGCTGGTACTGTTTTCGCTGGTTACAGTACATTTGCATTCTCgtttgcaaccatttttaTTGATTCGTTTGGAATACAAAAGGCATATGCTGAACATCCAGAACAATTTGGTAACGCAGTAGGATTATATCTTGTCGGCTGGTCCGTCTACACCTTTATTAACATTACCCATTGTTTCAAAGCTACTGTCAGCTTTGTAGTCTTATTTCTTACACTCGACTTGGCGTTCATTTTTTTAGCTGCTGGATTCATGACTGGTAGACCAAATCTTCTCAAGGCCGGTGGAattttcgcaaccatttcaTCTATTTCAGGTTTCTGGAACTTTTATGCGGGCATTGCAAACCCAACCAACAGCTACTTCCGGCTTCCTGTGTTTCCTATTCCAGCTTACCAGagtaagaagaaagaggcTCAATAG